The Tepidibacter aestuarii genome contains a region encoding:
- the prdR gene encoding sigma-54 dependent transcriptional regulator PrdR encodes MFLIPKKTLVKEAMSNKYIQVHYEDELSVCLDEILKNNVDDVYVVDEDEKLIGLLSLTDISKIKKNDLNDGNPIKNFMIKDVKTISKHESLLDCRNMMIKNKIARLPVLENGYLIGVIRTDQIRDYFYMRMEEIGITLDHVINNIHEAVCVIDKDGYVVVWSKNSEKLYNVKSEIIIGKKLEDFFPKGILLKVLKTKKAVDDVYHSPPRKDTDVIVTAQPIFIDGEFVGAVSTDRDITEIKKLSSQLQKANDTLKFLENEVKKFASDDFGNIIGKSEKLTKAIQTARQVAKTNASILILGESGTGKEVFSRAIHDYSQREGLFVPVNCSAIPSELFESEFFGYEAGAFTGANRKGKMGIFELANNGTVFLDEIADLPMQMQAKLLRVLQEKEVRRVGGEKTIKVNVRVISATNKDLNRMIENEEFREDLYYRLNVVELNLPPLRERHGDIVILIHKFLKEICDQNSKPVPEIDPEVMDILRNYTWKGNIRELKNTVEHLVVLSKDNIIREELVPKYILENLNKTMDCKTYPMDLNQAIAKLEQDTIKKALNMSNGNKAKAAKYLNIPRSTLYYKMEQYKIK; translated from the coding sequence GTGTTTTTAATACCAAAGAAGACATTGGTAAAAGAAGCTATGAGTAATAAATATATACAAGTTCATTATGAAGATGAGCTTTCTGTGTGTTTAGACGAAATATTGAAAAATAATGTAGATGATGTATATGTTGTGGATGAAGATGAAAAATTAATAGGGTTATTGTCATTAACAGATATATCTAAAATTAAAAAAAATGATTTAAATGACGGTAATCCAATAAAAAACTTTATGATAAAAGATGTAAAGACTATATCTAAACATGAATCCTTGCTTGATTGTAGAAATATGATGATTAAAAATAAAATAGCAAGACTTCCTGTTTTAGAGAATGGATATTTAATTGGAGTAATAAGAACTGATCAAATAAGAGACTATTTTTATATGAGAATGGAGGAAATAGGTATCACTCTTGATCATGTTATAAATAATATACATGAAGCGGTTTGTGTAATAGATAAAGATGGATATGTTGTAGTATGGAGTAAAAATTCAGAAAAGCTATACAATGTAAAGTCTGAAATTATAATAGGTAAAAAATTAGAAGACTTTTTTCCAAAAGGAATATTATTGAAGGTTTTAAAAACTAAAAAAGCTGTAGATGATGTATACCATTCTCCGCCAAGAAAAGATACAGATGTAATAGTTACTGCTCAACCTATATTTATAGATGGAGAATTTGTGGGTGCTGTATCTACTGATAGAGACATAACTGAGATTAAAAAATTGTCTAGTCAGCTTCAAAAAGCAAATGATACTTTGAAGTTTTTAGAAAACGAGGTTAAAAAATTTGCAAGTGATGATTTTGGAAATATAATTGGTAAAAGTGAAAAACTTACAAAAGCTATTCAAACTGCAAGGCAGGTAGCAAAAACTAATGCCAGTATACTAATACTTGGAGAAAGTGGTACTGGTAAAGAAGTGTTTTCAAGAGCTATACATGATTATAGTCAAAGAGAAGGGTTGTTTGTACCTGTAAACTGTAGTGCTATACCTAGTGAATTATTTGAAAGCGAGTTCTTTGGATATGAAGCAGGTGCTTTTACAGGAGCTAATAGAAAAGGAAAGATGGGTATATTTGAACTTGCTAATAATGGAACTGTATTTTTAGATGAAATAGCAGATCTTCCGATGCAAATGCAAGCCAAGCTTTTAAGAGTACTTCAAGAAAAAGAAGTGAGAAGAGTTGGCGGAGAAAAAACTATAAAGGTAAATGTAAGGGTTATATCTGCTACTAATAAAGACTTAAATAGAATGATTGAAAACGAAGAATTTAGGGAAGATTTATACTATAGGCTAAATGTAGTAGAACTTAATTTACCTCCTTTAAGAGAGAGACATGGAGATATCGTTATATTAATACATAAATTTTTAAAGGAGATATGTGATCAAAACTCTAAACCTGTGCCTGAAATAGATCCTGAAGTTATGGATATACTTAGAAATTATACGTGGAAGGGAAATATAAGGGAACTTAAAAATACAGTAGAACATTTAGTTGTACTTAGCAAGGATAATATTATAAGAGAAGAGTTAGTTCCGAAATATATACTTGAGAATCTTAATAAAACTATGGATTGTAAAACCTATCCTATGGATTTAAATCAAGCAATAGCAAAACTAGAACAGGATACAATAAAAAAAGCTTTAAATATGTCAAATGGCAATAAAGCAAAGGCTGCTAAGTACTTAAACATACCTAGAAGCACTCTATATTATAAGATGGAACAATATAAAATTAAATAA
- the pdaB gene encoding polysaccharide deacetylase family sporulation protein PdaB yields the protein MRVFIISIRKMLLSIVLFLVCSTVLVCSCYVIRDAMAQIPEKKLPIYCVDTQEKKIAISFDAAWGDAYTKNILDTLDKYDVKTTFFLVGFWVDKHPDLVKEISDRGHEIGNHSTTHPKMSLLSKAQIKEELETTSDKIEKIINKRPVVFRPPFGDYNDTLIDTASGLDYYTIQWDVDSLDWKEIGVEHVVDRVIKNTKNGSIVLFHNNAKYVSEYLPLILDKLKSQGYEIVPVSELIYKENFNMDSTGRQKKND from the coding sequence ATGAGAGTATTTATTATTTCTATAAGGAAAATGTTATTAAGTATTGTATTATTTTTAGTATGTTCTACTGTACTCGTATGTTCTTGTTATGTTATTAGGGATGCTATGGCTCAAATTCCAGAGAAAAAGCTTCCTATTTATTGTGTTGATACACAAGAGAAGAAAATAGCTATAAGCTTTGATGCGGCATGGGGCGATGCTTATACAAAAAACATACTAGATACATTAGATAAATATGATGTTAAGACAACTTTTTTTCTTGTCGGGTTTTGGGTGGATAAGCATCCTGATCTAGTAAAAGAGATTTCTGACAGAGGACATGAAATTGGAAATCATTCAACTACTCATCCAAAAATGAGTCTTTTAAGCAAGGCGCAAATTAAAGAAGAGCTTGAAACTACATCTGATAAAATAGAAAAAATAATAAATAAAAGACCTGTAGTTTTTAGACCTCCTTTTGGTGATTATAACGATACTTTGATAGATACAGCTTCAGGTTTAGATTATTATACAATACAATGGGACGTGGATTCTCTTGATTGGAAAGAAATCGGAGTTGAACACGTTGTAGACAGAGTGATTAAAAATACAAAAAATGGATCTATAGTACTTTTTCACAATAATGCCAAATATGTAAGTGAATATTTACCTTTGATTTTAGATAAATTAAAATCACAAGGATATGAAATAGTTCCTGTATCAGAACTTATATATAAAGAAAACTTTAATATGGATTCTACAGGAAGGCAAAAAAAGAATGATTAA
- a CDS encoding alpha/beta-type small acid-soluble spore protein, with amino-acid sequence MASRNSKVVPEAKAALNQMKLETANELGLSNYEGMDKGNLTARQNGYVGGYMTKKLVEMAENQIAGKK; translated from the coding sequence ATGGCAAGCAGAAATTCTAAAGTAGTTCCAGAGGCAAAAGCGGCTTTAAATCAAATGAAATTAGAGACAGCAAATGAATTAGGTTTATCTAACTACGAAGGCATGGACAAAGGAAATTTAACTGCAAGACAAAATGGATACGTTGGCGGATACATGACTAAAAAGTTAGTTGAAATGGCAGAGAATCAAATAGCAGGAAAAAAATAA
- a CDS encoding DUF4364 family protein, with amino-acid sequence MFENSSEELAVNKLVLLYILKRIEIDLTNSQITQVVMENEIMNYFSLQQFLSELIQSSFLKTYKEDFKEYYSLTKKSVQTLEYFIARIPSDLKESLDRYISTNKEKVLKETQVKCNYSKLSDNEFIVNLKVIENQIPLINIDLNVASTKQAKLICDNWKKNAPNLYGDIIQVLIKKP; translated from the coding sequence ATGTTTGAAAATTCATCTGAAGAGTTAGCGGTTAACAAATTAGTTTTATTGTATATTTTAAAAAGAATAGAAATAGATTTAACTAATTCTCAGATTACTCAAGTTGTAATGGAAAACGAAATAATGAACTACTTTTCTCTTCAACAATTTTTGTCAGAGCTTATTCAATCCAGTTTTTTAAAAACCTACAAAGAAGACTTTAAAGAGTATTATTCATTGACTAAAAAAAGCGTACAAACTCTTGAGTATTTTATTGCTAGAATACCGTCTGATCTAAAAGAAAGTTTAGACAGGTACATATCTACTAACAAGGAAAAAGTTTTAAAAGAAACTCAAGTTAAGTGTAATTATTCTAAATTATCAGACAATGAATTTATAGTGAATTTAAAAGTTATAGAAAATCAAATTCCACTTATAAATATAGATTTAAATGTAGCTTCTACAAAACAGGCTAAACTTATCTGTGATAATTGGAAAAAAAATGCACCTAATTTATACGGAGATATAATACAGGTTTTGATAAAAAAACCTTAG
- a CDS encoding YncE family protein, whose protein sequence is MKIYVSNFCSNNISVINEKLEVEDTIYLDENMYVHHFCIDDKDEKIYIPSGLEGMLYVVSIKDKATIESISIGGNLSQVAMYSNEELYIANEDSNSIYIIDVKNNDPVGLICVDNMPHGIIIDEEQKKLYVPCLNSLLIIDIINKSIVKNIKLTSAPWHLKINREENIIYIVAKNGSIILVDRFKFEILNVLRCFKFPVEISINYLKKEMYVTDFCNKSLEVLNYKTNELIKSIAIEGRPLGIGISKDESKLFVTDVKNNLIKVFETSSLELIKNINVDKEPTTIICR, encoded by the coding sequence TTGAAAATCTATGTTTCTAATTTTTGCTCAAATAATATATCTGTTATAAATGAGAAATTAGAAGTTGAGGATACGATATATTTGGATGAAAATATGTATGTTCACCATTTTTGCATTGATGATAAAGATGAAAAAATATATATTCCAAGTGGACTTGAGGGAATGCTATATGTGGTTAGCATAAAGGATAAAGCTACTATAGAGTCTATTTCTATAGGAGGAAATCTAAGTCAGGTTGCAATGTACTCTAATGAAGAGCTGTATATAGCGAATGAAGATTCTAATAGTATATATATAATAGATGTTAAAAATAATGATCCTGTAGGTCTTATATGTGTAGATAACATGCCTCATGGAATAATTATTGATGAAGAGCAAAAAAAACTATATGTTCCATGTTTGAATTCTTTACTAATAATAGATATTATAAATAAGAGTATTGTGAAAAATATAAAATTAACTTCTGCACCATGGCATTTAAAGATAAATAGAGAAGAAAATATAATATATATAGTAGCTAAAAATGGAAGTATAATATTAGTAGATAGATTTAAATTTGAAATACTCAACGTATTAAGATGTTTCAAATTTCCTGTAGAGATAAGTATTAATTATTTAAAAAAAGAGATGTATGTAACGGATTTTTGTAACAAAAGCTTAGAGGTATTAAATTATAAAACTAATGAACTTATAAAAAGTATTGCTATAGAAGGAAGACCTTTGGGCATAGGTATATCAAAGGATGAAAGTAAATTATTTGTAACGGATGTAAAAAACAACTTAATAAAGGTGTTTGAAACTAGCTCGTTAGAATTAATAAAGAATATCAATGTAGATAAAGAGCCTACTACTATAATATGTAGATAG